A single uncultured Acetobacterium sp. DNA region contains:
- a CDS encoding zinc ribbon domain-containing protein YjdM, whose translation MEQLPNCPKCNSEYTYEDGELLICPECAHEWTVDAANENSGDEKIVKDSNGNVLTNGDTVILIKDLKVKGSSQDLKKGTKVKNIRLVDGDHNIDCKIDGFGAMSLKLEFVKKA comes from the coding sequence ATGGAACAATTGCCAAATTGCCCAAAATGCAATTCAGAATATACCTATGAAGACGGCGAGCTGTTGATCTGCCCAGAATGCGCCCATGAATGGACAGTAGACGCAGCAAACGAAAACAGCGGCGATGAAAAGATCGTCAAAGATTCAAATGGAAATGTATTAACGAATGGTGATACGGTTATTTTAATCAAAGACTTGAAAGTTAAAGGCAGTTCCCAGGATCTAAAAAAGGGAACTAAGGTAAAAAATATCCGTCTGGTTGATGGCGATCATAATATTGACTGTAAAATTGATGGTTTTGGAGCGATGTCCTTAAAATTGGAGTTTGTTAAAAAGGCATAA